A part of Macrobrachium nipponense isolate FS-2020 chromosome 26, ASM1510439v2, whole genome shotgun sequence genomic DNA contains:
- the LOC135199806 gene encoding uncharacterized protein LOC135199806 → MAYRMTPHSPGAEPAPYTTTQTQPTLMELLDAYQGPSRDLLEGVLPATPDYSGPQDNVSLHLNIAAHSRLLVDALRRDDDHQCLDYGMVNPNEAAVPFFSSRDDTHFNSIEELANLSLQDVESILQFSEGHFSFESHSTDTSASISEDSQDRYTNPCSTQNISPHQPMGSPNQHTTEQVHYASPSFASTANYFPNQNLLESYSYSTPTTFPHPQNHSNGDDLFPETAHQLATTDTRLLPSNDLLQETVFSSNSLDYLQQQSPRHFYESSREVELSSVVVPVNSNSSNTVHSRKGYTHRHQRVYGLSEEDQMKRNKELNNEASQLYRQRKSTKIKQLQAQEKQEQERKKELVKKYQKLCRQIELYKRSLNTIDDSSTLTERLTF, encoded by the exons ATGGCCTACCGGATGACACCCCACTCTCCAGGGGCTGAGCCAGCACCCTACACGACAACGCAGACGCAGCCCACTCTCATGGAACTCCTCGATGCCTATCAAGGCCCTTCCAGGGACCTCCTGGAAGGAGTTCTTCCTGCAACCCCTGACTACTCAGGTCCACAGGATAACGTCTCCCTTCACCTCAACATCGCTGCTCATTCTCGTCTTCTTGTGGACGCTCTCCGGCGGGATGACGATCACCAATGTTTG GATTATGGAATGGTGAATCCGAACGAGGCTGCTGTACCATTCTTCTCAAGCAGAGATGACACTCACTTCAATAGCATCGAGGAACTGGCGAACCTCAGCTTGCAAGACGTGGAAAGCATTTTGCAATTCAGCGAAGGTCATTTCTCCTTCGAGTCGCACTCGACAGACACATCAGCTTCTATAAGTGAAGACTCACAGGACAGATATACCAATCCATGTTCCACTCAAAATATATCACCTCATCAACCTATGGGAAGTCCAAATCAACACACCACGGAACAAGTTCATTACGCGAGTCCTTCCTTTGCATCCACAGCGAACTACTTTCCAAATCAAAACCTTCTGGAATCTTATAGTTATTCAACTCCAACAACTTTCCCTCATCCCCAAAATCACTCGAATGGAGATGACCTGTTCCCTGAGACTGCTCATCAACTGGCCACAACTGACACAAGATTGTTGCCATCAAATGATCTTCTCCAAGAGACGGTGTTTTCCAGCAATTCCCTGGATTACTTGCAACAACAGAGTCCTCGTCATTTTTACGAGTCTTCTCGTGAGGTTGAACTCTCATCGGTCGTTGTTCCAGTGAATTCCAACTCCTCTAACACTGTCCATTCGAGGAAGGGCTACACGCATCGACACCAAAGGGTCTATGGTCTTTCGGAAGAAGACCAAatgaagagaaacaaagaattgaaCAACGAAGCTTCTCAGCTTTATCGTCAGAGGAAAAGCACCAAAATAAAGCAACTGCAGGCACAAGAAAAACAAGagcaggagagaaagaaagaactcGTGAAGAAATATCAGAAGCTTTGCAGGCAAATTGAGCTTTATAAGAGATCTCTGAATACCATAGATGACTCGTCAACACTCACTGAGCGCTTGACATTCTAG